A region of the Thioploca ingrica genome:
CAAGTCGTTAAGCCCAAAGGAAATCCAACTGCGCAACGTTATTTATCCACCACGATGATGATTGTTGATGCTAATTGGCGTGGGATTGGTATGATTCCAGTTTCTGGCTTTTCCTTAAAGGAATCTCAAGCCGATGCAAGAGTGCAATTTCCTGATTATGCTCAGGAAACCCGGCAACGTCGTGGTGAAATGCCACCTGGTTGTGATTGTGCTCAAGTGTTATTAGGTCATATTTATCCCAATCAATGTCGCTTATACGGTAATGCCTGTACACCTCGAAGTCCAGTTGGTCCTTGTATGGTTTCTGATGAAGGGGCTTGTCGAATTTGGTGGGCAGGTGGTGTGAGATAATTTGAAATAGTAAGGTAGGCAATGCCTACCCTACGTTACTACCCGTTGAGCACGTATGTTAACATTAGGTTCCCTAATTTAAACCACACATCCCACTGGGACAACAACTTCCCGAGGCACAACTCGGTTCAGCGTTTTTTAAAGCACTACTGCGAACAAACTGTCCACCGGTAATTAAACGTTCTACAGGACTATTAGCTGGCGTATTACCTAATTCTATACCAGCATGACTGCAAACTTCACCCCAAGTTGTCAGAGTCTCACTCATCGCGTGTTTCACTTCAATAACTTGGCCATTGGTGGTACAGCGATAATCATAAGTTGGCATATTAATGTCTCCTTTTTTCAAGAAATGATATCAAATTACTTCACATTTTTTATTAAAGAGAAAGGTTTAAAATAGGGTGATTTTAGAATATTTCAATTCTACCGACTAGCTCATTGCTATTAAGTTTCTCGCACGCGCTAGCGTCATTGCCATTAAGTTAAGCTACAACTCCCCCCTTTAGCAAGGGGGCAGGGGGGGATTTTCTGGTAAGTCAATCGCTTAAAATCCCCCCTAACCCCCACTGCCATTAAGTTAAGCATGATTCTCCCCCTCCTTACCAAGGAGGGGGTAGGGGGGTGGTAATTAACCAGTTGAAGAAAATAAACTTTCTCCACCACCCCCGGCCCCTCCTTGAGAAGGAGGGGAGAAATTCTCCTTAACTTAATGGCATTGCCCCTATTGTTTATAGCGAATAGCATGTGCAAAAATATAAGTGCACACCGGAACACCTAAAATAAGGCCCCAAAAATAAAACAATTTGCCACCGATGGTGAGAATAATCAAAACAATAACCGGGTTGATACGCAAACGGTATCCATAAATTTTTGGATTTAACAGGTAGCCTTCCAACAAATGAACCATAATAATTAATCCAATCGCCGCTAACATGGCGTGTATACCTGAAATCTGTAAAGCAACCAGACAAATGGGTATAGAACTAATAAATACGCCTACAACGGGTACAAAACTAGATAAAAATACAATGACAGAAAGAAAAGCGATGTGTTTTCCCACGCCCAGAATAGATAAACCTAACGCTGTCAATAAAGTATTAACGAGAGCAATTAAAAACTGAGCTTCAAACGCTTGTCCTAAGACTAACCCAAAATCGTGAATACTTTCTGCCACTTCTACATAAATAAATCGCAGTTTAGTATTTTCCAAGCTTCGAATACTGGCACTAAGAGCCGGTAAATCTAACACAATCAGAAAAGAGAATAACAAAGCTAATAAAAAAGCCGATACGGTAGAAATAATCTTTTCCCCAATCTCTTTCACATTACCCAACAGTTGTTCAATTTTTTCATGCGATTTAATATTTGCTTCACTAAAACCAGACAATTGCCGAAGAAAAAATTTAGTAATCGAGGGCGGTGAACTCTTTTGACCTGACTTTACCGCTTCTTCTGGATCGCGCAATTGTTGCATAATCTCTTCAAGTAAAGAATGGCGAGCACTAAATTCCCAAATGACCTGATCAATTTTTTGGGTGTAGACATTAAACTGAGTAATAAAATTTTGGGTTTGTTGAATTACTCGAGGCGTTAAATAAAGGCTTAAAGCGATTAAAATACTCAAAAATAAACTACTAAACAAAATAACTCGCCGAGTACGATTCTGGATATGAGGTTCGAGACGCTCAGCTCCATTAGCTTGAATATAAGCAAATACAAAAGTGAGAAAAATTAATAAAAAAAATGATTGCAATAAGTAAAGTACCAGAAACAGTGATCCCCATACGAAAGTACGGGTACTAAGGGAAAAGATTCGATCCCAGGGTGGCGGTAACGAGGAATGAGGTTCGTTGGGTAAGGCAAGAATAGATTCATTGGAATAAAACTGATTCGACATAAGATATTATCTCGACAAATTATGCTTAAGCATTTCATGGCTAACCATCGCTGATGTTGATAGCTCAATAATAAGTTAGCCATTGGTTAAATTAATTGGATGCTGGCCACCATTCTTCAAGCGTAAAGCCCTGAGTTCTTAATTTATCAGCGATTTTTTGGACAATAAACAGTTCTTCCATCTGAATTTCGCCTTTAGCCAAGTTTTGAAATAGACCATAAACCCGGAAAAATTGCTCTCTGACTTCTGGAGCCGCTTCAAATAGAATGTTTTGGTGATCCGTTTTGGCCAAGGTTTTTACGGCTTGTTGAAGAATTTCCGGTGAATAGGAGCTAAATAACGAGGACATATTTTCAGCTAGAAAAATCTGTTGTTCAGCCCGTGCTAAATACGGACTAAGAACGTCAAAAGAAATATAATCGTAGCGACTTTGGGTTACTTCATTCACCATACTTTGATATTGGCGCCATTGTTTCTCAGTTTGAGGTAGATCCTGTGAAGCAATCTCCCGAATTTTATTTTGTAAAATGGTTCCCAATTCAATTAAAGACAGTTTCAGTTGTTCATATCCTTCGAGAACTTGGTCTACTTCAGTAAAAGATAAGGTTGCAATCGGATTATTGATTTCATATTGAACTTGCCACTGGCGATTAGACAAAAAATTTCGCGAGGGTGGCAATGAACCGACGGAAGCCAATTGACTTAACGCCCGTTTTTGGCTCTTGATCTTCAACTCATCAAACAAACGTTTGTCGACTTCCAACCAGCGCCCCAATAACGTCATATCACCCGTGACTTGATAACCGTCTTGAACAATTTCTCGCGCTAATCTTATTTGGTTTTGAGTTAATAAATAATCTGCCTTAGAAAGATATTCTGTTACTGGCGAAGACGTTTGCGGAGTGGACGTCACTGTCTCGGTAGTCGTTGCTGAGGGGGGTTTGGCTGGCTGCGCCACATTCCAATCACTAAATAACAGTTTTTGAAAAATATCAGTATAACCGTGAGCTTGTGCTATTTCCATGGGGCTAATCCCTTCATAATGCCGAACATTCACATCCGCATGATACTGTAGCAACAGTTCAATGGCCGTCATATCATTATTTTCTACTGCATACATTAAGGCGGTGTAGCCAGTGCGCTTATTTTGTAAATTCACATTGGCACCTTGTTCTAATAATAATTGCATTAGGTCATGGTATTGATTATGCGTTGCTACCATGAGAGCCGTCATCCCAGCCGCATTTTCTACATCGGGATTGGCTTCAGCCTTCAGCAACAATTTAACAATGGGTAACTGTTGATGAGAAACAGCCACCAACAATGCCGGATTACCTTGTTCATCAGCGATATCGGGTGAATTAGCTGCGGCCAAATAGTGTGAAACTTCGGTGACTTTACCTTCAATAATCGATTGAATCAGTGATTTAGTTTCCTCTACTTCACCTTCAGCAATCGATTGAGTCAGTGGCTTGGCTTCTTTTGCTTCACCTTCAGCAACAACAGTGGCGAAAAGGGGCAGTACTACAATCCATACTCCCAAAGTAATATAAACTGGCATTTTCATTATATTAATCACTCCGGTTATAACTCAATTTTTCGCATTTAAGTGACCTTATTGTAAACGTTGCAAGTCATTCCATAACTGTTTAACATCTTGATTTAATTTTATTAATTGTTGCTGATGAGTGGCTATCTCACCGCGATTAATCAGTGAATCACGCTGTAGTTGTTCAATATGAAGATTAATTTGTTTCAGTTGCTCAGTCATTAAGGATTTTTTCTCAGTGGCTAAGGTGTTATTCGGTTTAAAATTCGCTAATTGCTCAGTAAGCTGTTGGGTCTCTTGAATAATACGAAATAACTCTTTATCGAATTCATTAAGTTGTAATTGTTTTTTGTTTACATCCACCGCTAAGCGATGTTGTTCTTGTTGAGCTTCGCGTTGTAAGTGCCGTACTTCTTCTAAACGACCTTCTTGCTCTTCAATGTGATTATTATAAATGCCGGCACCGATACTATAAGATCGATCTCTTGCTCCACTGGGTTGAGTTTCATACCCCGTGGTACAACCGCTGATAATACCCATGACCAATAACACCACGCCTTTTAATTCATTGACTGGATTTTTCTGCATGGCACTGGCTCCTTAAATAAAATGGCTTTAACTTGACGATAAATTACAATTTGACTAATCGATCTCATTAGGTTAACTAAAGCGGGTTGGATTATAACCAATTACCGATTAATAAAAATGCTGACCAATAATAGGGATGTTGATAACGAACATAGTTTTTGTCAGTTAGCATCCTAATTTGAGCCTGTTGTAAGGCTTTTGCTTTGGATAAGCTTAGATTTTGTAATTGACTATAAAATTCAATAATAACGGCTGGGGTTGCCTCATCATCCACTTGCCACAAACTCGCTACAGCACTTTTAACGCCGGCTCTTAAAGCCACGCCAGCTAAACCTAAAGCAGCTCGCTCGTTACCAACGGCGGTTTCACACGCACTCAGCGTGAGCAAATCAACAGGTTTACCTTGAATCGTGGTGAGATTCATTAATCGCTTTAACTTATCCATCGTTAATTTATTATCATAAGTCAAAATGAAGGTATTGTCTAAATTAGCGCTAAATTGACCGTGAGAAGCGATATGTACCGTAG
Encoded here:
- a CDS encoding ankyrin, which codes for MKMPVYITLGVWIVVLPLFATVVAEGEAKEAKPLTQSIAEGEVEETKSLIQSIIEGKVTEVSHYLAAANSPDIADEQGNPALLVAVSHQQLPIVKLLLKAEANPDVENAAGMTALMVATHNQYHDLMQLLLEQGANVNLQNKRTGYTALMYAVENNDMTAIELLLQYHADVNVRHYEGISPMEIAQAHGYTDIFQKLLFSDWNVAQPAKPPSATTTETVTSTPQTSSPVTEYLSKADYLLTQNQIRLAREIVQDGYQVTGDMTLLGRWLEVDKRLFDELKIKSQKRALSQLASVGSLPPSRNFLSNRQWQVQYEINNPIATLSFTEVDQVLEGYEQLKLSLIELGTILQNKIREIASQDLPQTEKQWRQYQSMVNEVTQSRYDYISFDVLSPYLARAEQQIFLAENMSSLFSSYSPEILQQAVKTLAKTDHQNILFEAAPEVREQFFRVYGLFQNLAKGEIQMEELFIVQKIADKLRTQGFTLEEWWPASN
- a CDS encoding lipoprotein, translated to MQKNPVNELKGVVLLVMGIISGCTTGYETQPSGARDRSYSIGAGIYNNHIEEQEGRLEEVRHLQREAQQEQHRLAVDVNKKQLQLNEFDKELFRIIQETQQLTEQLANFKPNNTLATEKKSLMTEQLKQINLHIEQLQRDSLINRGEIATHQQQLIKLNQDVKQLWNDLQRLQ